The proteins below come from a single Rosa rugosa chromosome 2, drRosRugo1.1, whole genome shotgun sequence genomic window:
- the LOC133731602 gene encoding uncharacterized protein LOC133731602 encodes MSNCTVETCTVETSDGAKLNTRLFRPREAQQQHQMKEGNDLVAVLVHPYSVLGGCQGLLRGIAAGLAEKGFKAVTFDMRGVGRSTGKASLTGFAEIKDVIAVCKWVSENLSANRILLVGSSAGAPIAGSAVDQIEQVVGYVSLGYPFGITASILFGRHHKAILQSPKPKLFVMGTRDGFTSVKQLKNKLSSAAGRVETHLIEGVSHFQMEGAAYDTQMVNLILEFIVSL; translated from the exons ATGTCAAACTGTACGGTCGAGACCTGCACAGTTGAGACCAGTGATGGAGCCAAGCTCAACACAAGGCTCTTCAGACCCAGAGAAGCCCAACAACAACATCAAATGAAGGAGGGCAATGATCTTGTGGCGGTTCTGGTGCATCCCTACTCTGTCCTGGGTGGCTGTCAGGGCCTTTTGAGAGGCATAGCAGCTGGGTTAGCTGAGAAAGGCTTCAAAGCTGTCACTTTTGACATGAGAGGAGTTGGGAGGTCAACTGGGAAGGCTTCTCTTACTGGGTTTGCAGAAATCAAGGATGTGATTGCTGTGTGCAAATGGGTCTCTGAGAATTTGTCTGCTAATAGAATTTTGCTTGTGGGTTCTTCTGCAG GTGCCCCAATTGCAGGCTCAGCGGTTGATCAGATTGAACAAGTTGTAGGATATGTGAGTCTGGGGTATCCTTTCGGCATTACTGCCTCGATCCTTTTTGGGAGACACCACAAAGCCATCCTACAATCCCCGAAACCAAAACTTTTTGTAATGGGGACTCGAGATGGGTTTACAAGTGTGAAGCAACTGAAGAACAAGCTAAGTTCTGCGGCAGGGCGTGTTGAAACACACCTTATTGAAGGAGTTAGCCACTTCCAAATGGAAGGCGCAGCTTATGATACACAGATGGTGAATCTTATCCTTGAATTTATTGTATCGTTGTAA
- the LOC133731601 gene encoding protein EMSY-LIKE 3 — protein MAYELSDSSGTDDDLPPSHQNRFQRGGRSSGNGRSAAVGSAPLPRMHGDMETQIHHIEQEAYCSVLRAFKAQSDAITWEKESLITELRKELRVSDEEHRELLSRVNADDMIRRIREWRKTSGPQPGTHNAAQPVHDPIPSPTVSASRKKQKTSQSVASLSHGGAPSPVLPPSMQPSSSALRRGPPPGARSKKSKSSTQFPSTSITGRPQAPNRGSSGGFVATEPAEATTYDPLIGRKVWTRWPADNHFYEAVITDYNHIQGRHALVYDINTADETWEWVNLKEISPEDIRWEGDDPGFSRRGGRPGSGRGTKKSIGRGGAVSGAGRGRGTTKGQPKKDLPPQQNGIGRKAMSDIEILHTDSLIKEVEKVFSAGHPDPMEIEKAKKVLKEHEQALIDAIATLEDASDGESDEHTFSQRQPMDQERGWRKRQYDEMAEGQAVDGSNGTKIMRDGRIASDDQRFEGDGI, from the exons ATGGCCTACGAGCTCTCGGATAGCAGTG GAACGGATGATGACCTTCCCCCATCTCATCAAAACCGATTTCAAAGAGGAGGCCGAAGTTCTGGGAATGGAAGATCTGCAGCTGTTGGTTCTGCTCCATTACCTAGGATGCATGGTGATATGGAAACACAGATCCACCACATTGAGCAAGAAGCATACTGTTCAGTCCTGCGGGCATTTAAAGCCCAATCTGATGCCATCACCTGG GAGAAGGAAAGTTTAATAACGGAACTTAGAAAGGAGCTGAGAGTATCGGATGAGGAACACAGAGAACTTTTGTCCAGGGTCAATGCCGATGACATGATCCGTAGAATAAG GGAGTGGAGAAAAACCAGTGGGCCTCAGCCTGGTACACATAATGCTGCTCAGCCTGTTCATGACCCCATACCTAGTCCAACTGTTTCGGCATCACGTAAGAAACAGAAAACATCACAGTCTGTAGCTTCTTTATCACATGGTGGTGCTCCATCTCCAGTGCTGCCTCCATCCATGCAACCTTCCTCATCAGCCTTGAGACGTGGTCCTCCTCCAGGAGCTCGGAGCAAGAAGTCAAAATCA TCCACACAGTTCCCTTCTACAAGTATTACCGGAAGGCCCCAAGCCCCAAACCGAGGTTCTTCAGGTGGCTTTGTTGCAACTGAGCCTGCTGAGGCAACAACTTATGATCCATTAATAGGAAGAAAAGTATGGACAAGGTGGCCTGCGGACAACCATTTCTATGAGGCTGTAATAACTGATTACAACCATATTCAG GGCCGACATGCTCTGGTTTATGATATCAATACAGCAGATGAAACATGGGAATGGGTCAACCTAAAAGAG ATATCTCCTGAAGATATTCGGTGGGAAGGTGATGATCCTGGGTTTTCTCGTAGGGGTGGTCGACCTGGATCTGGCCGAGGGACTAAGAAGTCCATCGGACGTGGTGGTGCAGTTTCAGGTGCAGGAAGGGGTAGAGGGACCACAAAAGGTCAGCCTAAGAAGGATTTGCctccacaacaaaatggcaTTGGCAGGAAGGCCATGAGCGACATTGAAATACTTCATACAGACTCGTTGATTAAAGAG GTGGAAAAGGTCTTCAGTGCTGGCCATCCTGACCCGATGGAGATTGAGAAAGCTAAGAAAGTTCTCAAA GAGCATGAACAGGCATTGATCGATGCAATTGCAACGCTTGAAGATGCATCCGATGGTGAAAGTG ATGAACATACATTCTCTCAAAGACAACCAATGGACCAAGAACGAGGATGGAGAAAACGGCAATATGATGAAATGGCAGAAGGTCAGGCAGTTGATGGTTCAAATGGTACTAAAATCATGAGAGATGGTAGAATTGCATCTGATGACCAACGTTTTGAAGGCGATGGCATATGA